One Clarias gariepinus isolate MV-2021 ecotype Netherlands chromosome 5, CGAR_prim_01v2, whole genome shotgun sequence genomic region harbors:
- the LOC128524253 gene encoding triple functional domain protein-like — MMARGNYFLHIGPEFVTVLAEIHVRIGDRIVLQCQANTEDATLSWEKDSHTLSCVEGKHTVRKTGTTCVLEISNAQESDEGNYTLTLSNSSGSASCSALVRVEIKEWRKVQWTQDRMLSSLKAFKICNKVQELCFLLYGPVGAGKSSTINTIRTLFEGRQFVNCLAAADSTESHTLCKQMSKGCTLMMSSVI; from the exons ATGATGGCAAGAGGGAATTACTTTTtacacatagggccag AATTTGTTACAGTTCTGGCTGAAATACATGTCAGAATTGGAGATCGTATTGTTCTTCAATGTCAGGCAAACACAGAAGATGCAACCCTATCATGGGAGAAGGACAGCCATACACTATCTTGTGTAGAGGGCAAGCACACTGTGAGGAAAACCGGTACAACATGTGTCTTGGAAATTTCGAACGCTCAGGAAAGTGATGAAGGGAATTACACTCTAACCCTGAGCAACAGCTCAGGTTCAGCTTCATGCTCTGCCCTTGTCAGAGTCG AAATTAAGGAATGGAGAAAAGTTCAATGGAC ACAAGACAGAATGTTAAGTTCTCTTAAggcatttaaaatatgtaataaagtcCAAGAACTCTGCTTCCTTCTATATGGACCTGTTGGAGCAGGAAAGTCCAGCACCATAAACACCATCAGAACCCTTTTTGAAGGACGTCAGTTTGTAAACTGTCTGGCTGCTGCAGACTCTACTGAGAGTCACACTCTATGT AAGCAGATGAGCAAGGGGTGCACACTCATGATGTCATCAGTGATTTAA